The genomic window GACTATTTGCCAGATAATCCCTGGATTCATCAACCTTTTGAACGCTACGATCTGATCGAACCCGCAGAATTAGCCTCTCAAACCGTCTAAATTAAAGATTTATTTCCCCTTCTTCCCTCTTCCCTCTTCCCTCTTCCCTCTTCCCTCTTCCTTCTTCCTTCTTCCTTATTCCTTACTTTCAGTAAATTAAATGTGTTCTAAATTAATCGTTTTTGAGGAGAAATTAAGTTGGTAGATAAAGCTGACGTACCAGATAAGAAAAACCGGAAATTTTCACCTTTAGACGATATTCCAGAAGCACTCAGAGATACTCCCTCTACTGAAGGAGGGTTTAGACTCAAACCTATTTTTATCCTGGGTGGTTTGGCTGGATTGGGGATAATCAGCTTATTAATAGCAGCTTTGATATCTTTACTAACTCCTAAATCTCCCAGCGTTTCTGCTCCTCCTGTAACCGTACAACCCACACCTAATCCAACTAGTACAGAAAAACCAGATCGCTTCGGAGATCTACCCAATCATCTACCTTATAAAGAAGCTGACAAAAATCAACTAGAAGTAATTACTGCTGATGGTCGCATCAAACTACATAAAGCTGCGGCAAAGAAATATAAAGCAATGATCGCTGCGGCTCGTTCTCAGGGAGTAATTATCGTTCCTATTTCTGGATTTCGCTCAGTTAACGACCAAGACACTATATTTTTTGGGGTTAAAGCCCAAAGAAATCAAGATGTTCGTGAAAGAGCCAAAGTCAGCGCTCCTCCAGGATATAGTGAGCATCATACAGGTTATGCCGTAGATATTGGGGATGGAAGATCGCCAGCGACAGATCTCAAACAGAGTTTTGAGAATACCAAAGCATTTAAATGGATGCGTCAAAATGCCGCTAGATATCAATTTGAGCTATCTTTCCCCAAAAATAACCCTCAAGGATTGAGTTACGAACCTTGGCATTGGCGCTTTGTGGGCGATATCGATAGCTTAGAAACCTTTTATCGAGCCAAAAACCTGAAGTAGTATGCAGAAGATATCATTGAATTTAGTGGCGATCGCCATATTCCTAGGCACTATGTCAATCCTATTGGGGCCATTCCTCCACATTTCTCACACTATACCTGCTGTAGTCACCTTTCTCGGTCTTGGCTTAGCAACTGTAGATAACCTGACATGGCAAGGTAGAGGAGTGACTCTGCTGTTAGATACTATAGCCAGAGTGTCTCCTGAATATCGCCAACGGATCTTACATCACGAAGCGGGTCATTTTTTAGTCGCCCATCTCCTCGGTATCCCCATTACAGGTTATTCCCTCAGTGCTTGGGAGGCTTTACGCCAAGGAAATCCAGGTCAAGGAGGTGTTAGCTTCGCCCCTCCTGATATTACATCTAGTATATCTGCAAATCTACTCCAACAATACTGTCACGTCTGGATGGCTGGAATCGCCGCAGAAAGTATTGTTTACGGTACTACAGAAGGTGGAAGGGAAGATCGAGAACAACTGCAAACAGCCTTTAGATTAATTAAACGTCCTGTCAGTCAAGCACAAACTCAAGAACGTCACAGCATTTTACAAGCTAAAACCCTAATTAAAGATAATAAAGCAGCTTACGATTCTTTAGTTCAAGCAATGGCAGAAAACACCCCTATAACCGATTGTTTTCAAATTATTGAACAGCATCGCGAACCAGCCGCATCTTAAGAAATTAAAAGAGCGATCAGGCATTTACTTCTTTTGACACCGCATACTCAACCTTTGGAACGGTGCTAAAAAAAATTTATAAGGCTCATAGTAGTTAAGTACGCCCAGCTTTGGCACAAAAAATTTAGCAACTATGGAGTATACTTATGCCAGATGAAGTTACCAGAAACGATCTGCCCAAAATCGATCCGACCGAGATAGAAGATAGTAGAGTTGCGATCGCCGACGAACATCGTTCCTTTCTAGAGAAAGTCATGGTGCAAGGTGGACTGGCAGACCCTTACGACGCCCGCGACCTTACGGAAATAGTATTTAGAGTCGTGCGCGATTTAATGACCACAGACGCCTCAGATAGAGTTGAAGCCGAACTGCATGAAGAAGCCTTACACACAGATGAAAAAGCTTTAAATATGGAAATCTCGGATCTGTGGAAAGATACTAATCCCATTGTTGGGTTCCTCAGTCGATTGCGTCCTCCTTTAAAAGGCCCAGGTCTTTCTGGAATCAACGACGAGCGTTTTCTAACTAGGGTGGCGAATGAAGGAGGTCTGCCACCAACTGTCAGCGCTGAAAAGCTTGTCCGAGCCGTATTTTCTGCAACGAAAGAACATCTTTCCCCAGAGCGAGTTCAGGAAATTGGCACATCTTTACCTGGAAAAGTCCAAGAGATTTGGCAGCAAGCTTAACCCCTAAAAAGCTATAAATGTGCCCTGTTAGCCGCTTTAGCTGTTTGTTAGAGGTTATACCCTAATTTTGCGATTATGCCATCATTTGCACCCTGTCTTTGATTAAAAGCACAGACTAGCGATCTTAGTTTTTAATATCCAGATGGCACTTGATGTAGATAGATGTATTGCGATCGCAAGACCGCTTTGGCGTTTGGGACATTATACAAGGCTATACACCTTCATCAAACTGTAAAGACGCGTTAGGGTAGCAAGGACGCAACCCCAGATCGCGTCTATTCTTCTATAATCGGACTTACGCAAGAGGTCTAATATAACCAGATCGAATATGTCAGTTGAGATAGAGAGTTTACTGACGGCAAGTACACCATAAAGCTAAAAACTTATTGTATTTAATTGACTTTGGTTAAAAATAGACTTCTTCCCTATCTTGACGTTAGGATAAAGTTAAGGGAAACTAACATATAATGAACCTGCTACTTCTTTAATTAAGAACTTTTGTTAACATAAAACTCGCTGTAAATCGAGCGCCCTCGATTAGCTCAATATCTGTAGTTCATCGCTGTTCATTGCTCTCAAATTCTGATAACTGGCTTCAGCCGTTTCTGGAGGATTGCTAAACGCCATGAGTATGGAAACTTTGGAATTCGTCATTTATCCAGACGGTCGGGTAGAAGAAAAAGTCACTGGCATAGTGGGTAAATCCTGCGCTGAGGTAACTGCTCAAATTGAAGCTCAGTTAGGGCGAGTCGTGGCTCAAGAGCAAACATCTGAGTATTACACTCAAAACTTGCAGCAAACGGCTACAGCCACAAACCAAGCTAATTACAGCGAGTGGTAAATTTTGTCCACCTTAACCATTTAATCCTCACTATCGCCATGTCACATTTTAGTAATATCAAAACTCAAATCCGCAACTTAGATTCCTTGAAATCTGCTTTAACCGATTTAGGGATTGATTGGAAATCTGGTTCTCAGCAAGTTCGCGGTTATCGCGGCGAAACCCGGATTGCCGAAGTCACCATCGAGCAAGAGAATGGTTATGATGTAGGTTTTAGTCACAATGGTGAAGCTTACGAATTGGTGGCAGATTTGCAATTTTGGCAGCAAGCTTGGTCTGTAGACCGTTTTATTAACAAAGTAACTCAAAAATACGCTTATCACTCAGTTTTAACCGAAACTACTAAGCAAGGCTTTCAAGTAGCAGAACAAAGCAATCGAGAAGATGGTTCAATTCGACTAGTCTTACAACGCTGGAGTGCGTAATGTCAGATTTACCCGCATCAGGGTCAAATTTAGCAGTAGAACGTTCTGGTTTAGAGCCGGAGTTGGGCGGTCAACTTCGTACTGAGCCAGAGCGTTCTGGCTTAGAGCCAGAATTAGGCGGTAATCTGCGCCAAACAGGAGTTTATGTAGATGAAATGACCTGTATTGGCTGCAAGCACTGCGCTCACGTAGCTAGGAACACCTTCTACATCGAGCCAGATTATGGGCGATCGCGCGTCGTTCGTCAAGATGGAGACTCAGTAGAATTGATCCAAGAGGCAATAGATACTTGTCCGGTTGATTGCATCCATTGGTTCGATTATACAGAACTGAAGAACCTAGAAGCCGAACGACAATATCAAGTTATTCCAGCGATCGGCTTTCCCATTGAATATGGCTTAGTCAGAGCTAAACAGCGCCAGCGCCATGCCAGAAAAAAGCGGCAAAGTGAGCAAAACCCTTAAAATAAGTCACCAATCATTCGTAGAGATGTAGACTTCGACTTCGCTCAGTGCTACGTCTCTACCAAAGTTGAAACGGGAGAAATAAATCTTATTTGAGGGTGCTTTGCTGTGAGAGAAAATGCTCTACCTTCGCTTCGTCAATTCTAGAAATTAGCCTCTTTGACTCATGTAGATCTCTTTGAGTTTTAGCCAGAGTTAAAGTTGAACCCACCGAAAAAGCCAATCCCATACCTACATATCCTTTCACCCAACCATCTACTGGTAAATAAACAATACCAATACTAGTCATGGTTACTGAAAGAGCAAAAGCAGCCCAAGAATAAAAAATCCAACTGGCGCTATCTTTTTGACGATTAAATGATTCCATATACTCAATATTCCTACACAATTCAAGTTATGAGAAAAATTGTAGTTTGTGATGGAATTGATATTTGGATTTGAGAGACACTTTGATAACTGTCACTATCGCAACCGTTAATTAATAAGAAATCAAAACCCTTGAAAACTAATACTTCTGTAGAGACGTAGCACTGCTACGTCTCTACGTCTCTTCTGATTTACTAATCTTCTTGCACCCAAACCGAGACAGAACCCGCTTCACATCTAAAGTCTCCCCAACCGGATTCATTAGTCATTACTGGTTCTTGAATGTGTTTGGTAATATCAACAAACTTAGTATTGGGTTTACCAACTTCCATAGACTTAAACCCTTCCTCACCATCACTCATAATTACTGCCATTGCTTTAGGATGCTCGTCATCTCCTAATCTTGTCCAGCCAATCGTATTAAAGTGATCGAAGTAGTCGTACTGAGGGCCGTAGTTATAGTGCTTCCGAGCATACATAAATTTATCGATCAGCCAACGGTGAGAAGGCATGATGATTTGGTGTTCTTGACCATCTTTACCCCAATCTTCATATTCTGTGCCGTAATAGTCTGGATAGAAGACGCAAGGGTAGCCTTCCTGACGCAAAAGAATAATTGCATAAGCTAAAGGTTTAAACCAAGGCTCAACCACTGATTCAAGGTCTTGCAAGGCTTGGGAATCGTGATTAGCGACAAAAGTCACTGCTAGATCCGGTCGATGCTTCATCAACGTACCATCTAGAATTTGCCGCATATCGTAGTCTCCACCTTGTTGACTAGCAAAATGGAAGTTGTAATGCAGGGGAACATCAAATAGAGAAACACTCCCGTTAGTGAAGTCTAACCACCAGTTGAGAACATCAAAATTATTTTCCCAATATTCACCTACAGTAAATAGCTCTTTTCCAGTAAAAGCTCTCATTTCATCTAACCACTGAGGAAAATACCAAGCAGGAACGTGTTTGAGAGCATCTAGACGAAAACCATCGACACCTGTTGTTTCTAAATACCACTTACCCCAATGACTTAATTCACCGCGTACCCAATCATTGTCAAAATCTAGGTCACATCCCATTAAATAATCAAAATTACCTTGTTCTAAAGATACATAGTCATCAAATTTTTTACCTTCAAAGACATAGATAGTACTGTCATCTTCTTGATTGAGATCGCTATAATCTACAGCATTAAAATGCCACCAATGCCATTCAAATGAGGAATATTTACCTTGACGACCAGGGAAGGTAAAGTGAGTATAAGTCTTAACGTCTTGCAAGTCTCCTTTCGGTTGAGTTCGATTATCGCGAGGATAAGGGGTAGCTTTAGCTTCCTCTATTTCATCCCCAGTCATTTTATGGTTAAAAACTAGATCGGCATAAATTTCAATACCTACTGCTTGTAGAGCTTTAATAGCATCTACATATTCTTGGCGAGTTCCATATTTAGTGCGAATCGATCCTTTTTGATCAAATTCTCCTAAGTCAAATAGATCGTAAATCCCATATCCTACATCATATCCACCACCAGATCCCTTATAGGCTGGAGGGAGCCATAAAGCGGTGAATCCAACCTTTGCTAATTCTTTAGCTTTTTTCTTGGCTTGATTCCATAATTTGCCATCACTGGGAGTATACCAGTGAAAATACTGCATCATTACCCCATTATTGCTTGTCATTATTTATTCTTTTAACTCTGATTTCATACCGCTTGTTAGAGTCAATATATCTAAGGTTTAAAAATTAAAGCAATCTATCTAGAGAAGCTTCACAAGTTGGCTTTTCAAGGATATAATCTCCTCCTTTTTCTTTTGTACTCATTTGTCTTTTTTGACTCTAAATGACCAAACTCCTATCTTGGGAATCAAAGCAAAAGCCAGAAATCTTCAACAGAGAGATTTTTAGGCTAGATAAATCCTGATTTCTAATTCTGATGGCTGAAATTAATTACTCCTCAAGATTTGCTGTCTCATCTTCTTTTAACAAGATACTTCTGATTGTAGAGACGTAGCATTGCTACGTCTCTACTTCTGACTTCTTTTAAGGCTGATTTATCAAACTTGCTACTTGCTGAGAAACTTGGGGATTATATAATCGCAAGTAATTCCAGTAGTTGCCAAAGACGTTTTTAACATACCACTGAGTTTCTGAAAAAGGGATTTCTTCAACGAAAATATCAGAGTCTAAATCTCTTTTTTCTTGCAACCATTTAGCGACATTTCCAGGGCCTGCATTGTAACTAGCGACAGCTAACATGGAATTATTACTGTGTAGTTCGTGCATTTTGGCGAGATAAGTAGTGCCTAAGAGAATATTATCTTCAGGTTTTTGGAGGTTGTAATTTGACAAATTCAGCGATTTTGCTTCTTGCGCCGCCGTACTGGGGATTAATTGCATTAAACCTAAAGCACCAGCTACAGATTTAATATCTGACTCAAATCTGGATTCTTGGCGCATCACACTAATAGTGAGTAAGGGATTGAGTTGGTTTTGCTGCGATCGCTCTTCAATCGTATCCCAATATGGTAGAGGATAAAGGGCATTCCAGTAGGCAAATTGGGGTTTGATCTGGTTGAATTCAGCTATTTCTTGGGTAGTTTTGCGATTCTCTAGCTTGGCAACTAGATCGATTCCAGATAGATACTTCCCTGTACCTAAACGGACTAATCCATCGGTAAACTGTTCTTTAACGGTAGGATTAGCGCGATTAGTAAATTCTGCTTGCCAAAGCGTCCCAGTATCTCTATTTTCTCCTAACTGATAGAGTTCTTTTAAAGCGGGAGAACCGGATGGTAGAACAGATTTCACTGGTGAAACAACCAGTTGGGAACTTAGCTGACGTACAGTTTGAAAATCCCCTACATCCCACCCCAAATTTACTGCTGAACGCCAAGCGTAATAAGATTGGGGATATTGCCGAATAGCTTCTTCAAAGGCGGTTTTAGCTTCTGTGGATTTGCCTAGCTGATTTGCCCATTTACCGCTCCAAAATACGGCACGAGGGGCATATTTGCTCTGAGGATTTTGACTGGCGATCGCTCTTGCTTGTTCCCATGCTCCTAGTAAATCTCCTCCACTAGCCTGTTTTCTAGCTATAATCCACCTGTATTCGGCTGCTGCTTCTGATGTATTATACTTTTGCAGGATTTGTTGGCGACTTTGAGTGGCTAACTCTGGTTTTTGGGAATTATCTAAGATTTTGGCTTTTTCTAACAGAGCTTGAGCCGCAATTTCTGGATGTTTAGCCACAACTTCATCTAGGTACGATAAAGCAGCATTAGGTTCGAGTAAAGGGAGTACCTTCTGCAAACCTAATTGAGCCTCTTCCGTAGCTGGAAACTTGCCAATTAAGTAACGATAGGCGGCGATCGCTCCTGTTTTGCGATCGTTCAGTTCTCTAGATCTACCCAAACGGTAAGCTCTGCGGGGAGTATCTGGAGCTTCAGAGTAAGCGGCGATCGCTTGGGGATATAGTTGATTTTGCCAGAAAATTGCCCCGATAGCCGCCAAATCATCTGCTTTCAGCTTTGATGCTGATTTATCGATTAAAGACTTTAAATAAGTTGTGATTCCAGGAGTATCGGGCGCATACTTAACTAATAGCATAATCAATTCTGGTCGATCGCTATTCTCTTGTAAGCGGCGTTTCGCAATTTCCAAACTGCGGGGGTGAGAGGGGAACTTAGCCAAAGCTTCATCCCATAACTGGGGTTGTTCTTTTCCTAACGCATACAAAGCTTCTACAACTACTGGAGACTTAGGGTAACTTTGGCGAATTTTTTGCCAGATGGTAGTGGCTGAAGAGCGATCGCCTGCTAAGGTATATGCTTGGGCTTGTTTTAGAGCAATATAGGGTGCTAAAACGGGATATTTTGGTTCTAATCCTTCTAATTGCTTTAAAGCTGGTTGAGCTTGCTTATCTCTAATCAGATCTGAAGCTAACAAATAACGAGCGCGGCTTTGCTCAGGAATATTACTGCTTTGAGCCATGCTTTGCAGTAACTTTCTGCGTTGTGGAGACGGAACTGAAGCCAGTTCTAAAACCGTATCAACTGACTTTTGCTGAGATTCCGTCGCAAATGGGTTTTCTAACCAAGGTAACCAACCAGAAGCAGTTGCAAACCAAGTTCCTAAAATTATCCCACCAACACCCAAGCTGAAAGGAATAATGTATTTAGCAGTTTTTGGCGGTAACTTCCGCGCGGGAGTGGAAAAAAGTGGCGTTTTCTTCATCGCT from Merismopedia glauca CCAP 1448/3 includes these protein-coding regions:
- a CDS encoding M15 family metallopeptidase, with amino-acid sequence MVDKADVPDKKNRKFSPLDDIPEALRDTPSTEGGFRLKPIFILGGLAGLGIISLLIAALISLLTPKSPSVSAPPVTVQPTPNPTSTEKPDRFGDLPNHLPYKEADKNQLEVITADGRIKLHKAAAKKYKAMIAAARSQGVIIVPISGFRSVNDQDTIFFGVKAQRNQDVRERAKVSAPPGYSEHHTGYAVDIGDGRSPATDLKQSFENTKAFKWMRQNAARYQFELSFPKNNPQGLSYEPWHWRFVGDIDSLETFYRAKNLK
- a CDS encoding ATP-dependent Zn protease codes for the protein MQKISLNLVAIAIFLGTMSILLGPFLHISHTIPAVVTFLGLGLATVDNLTWQGRGVTLLLDTIARVSPEYRQRILHHEAGHFLVAHLLGIPITGYSLSAWEALRQGNPGQGGVSFAPPDITSSISANLLQQYCHVWMAGIAAESIVYGTTEGGREDREQLQTAFRLIKRPVSQAQTQERHSILQAKTLIKDNKAAYDSLVQAMAENTPITDCFQIIEQHREPAAS
- a CDS encoding DUF2267 domain-containing protein, encoding MPDEVTRNDLPKIDPTEIEDSRVAIADEHRSFLEKVMVQGGLADPYDARDLTEIVFRVVRDLMTTDASDRVEAELHEEALHTDEKALNMEISDLWKDTNPIVGFLSRLRPPLKGPGLSGINDERFLTRVANEGGLPPTVSAEKLVRAVFSATKEHLSPERVQEIGTSLPGKVQEIWQQA
- a CDS encoding DUF2997 domain-containing protein; this translates as METLEFVIYPDGRVEEKVTGIVGKSCAEVTAQIEAQLGRVVAQEQTSEYYTQNLQQTATATNQANYSEW
- a CDS encoding DUF1257 domain-containing protein yields the protein MSHFSNIKTQIRNLDSLKSALTDLGIDWKSGSQQVRGYRGETRIAEVTIEQENGYDVGFSHNGEAYELVADLQFWQQAWSVDRFINKVTQKYAYHSVLTETTKQGFQVAEQSNREDGSIRLVLQRWSA
- a CDS encoding ferredoxin; amino-acid sequence: MSDLPASGSNLAVERSGLEPELGGQLRTEPERSGLEPELGGNLRQTGVYVDEMTCIGCKHCAHVARNTFYIEPDYGRSRVVRQDGDSVELIQEAIDTCPVDCIHWFDYTELKNLEAERQYQVIPAIGFPIEYGLVRAKQRQRHARKKRQSEQNP
- a CDS encoding YiaA/YiaB family inner membrane protein, whose amino-acid sequence is MESFNRQKDSASWIFYSWAAFALSVTMTSIGIVYLPVDGWVKGYVGMGLAFSVGSTLTLAKTQRDLHESKRLISRIDEAKVEHFLSQQSTLK
- a CDS encoding alpha-amylase; protein product: MTSNNGVMMQYFHWYTPSDGKLWNQAKKKAKELAKVGFTALWLPPAYKGSGGGYDVGYGIYDLFDLGEFDQKGSIRTKYGTRQEYVDAIKALQAVGIEIYADLVFNHKMTGDEIEEAKATPYPRDNRTQPKGDLQDVKTYTHFTFPGRQGKYSSFEWHWWHFNAVDYSDLNQEDDSTIYVFEGKKFDDYVSLEQGNFDYLMGCDLDFDNDWVRGELSHWGKWYLETTGVDGFRLDALKHVPAWYFPQWLDEMRAFTGKELFTVGEYWENNFDVLNWWLDFTNGSVSLFDVPLHYNFHFASQQGGDYDMRQILDGTLMKHRPDLAVTFVANHDSQALQDLESVVEPWFKPLAYAIILLRQEGYPCVFYPDYYGTEYEDWGKDGQEHQIIMPSHRWLIDKFMYARKHYNYGPQYDYFDHFNTIGWTRLGDDEHPKAMAVIMSDGEEGFKSMEVGKPNTKFVDITKHIQEPVMTNESGWGDFRCEAGSVSVWVQED
- a CDS encoding transglycosylase SLT domain-containing protein; its protein translation is MKKTPLFSTPARKLPPKTAKYIIPFSLGVGGIILGTWFATASGWLPWLENPFATESQQKSVDTVLELASVPSPQRRKLLQSMAQSSNIPEQSRARYLLASDLIRDKQAQPALKQLEGLEPKYPVLAPYIALKQAQAYTLAGDRSSATTIWQKIRQSYPKSPVVVEALYALGKEQPQLWDEALAKFPSHPRSLEIAKRRLQENSDRPELIMLLVKYAPDTPGITTYLKSLIDKSASKLKADDLAAIGAIFWQNQLYPQAIAAYSEAPDTPRRAYRLGRSRELNDRKTGAIAAYRYLIGKFPATEEAQLGLQKVLPLLEPNAALSYLDEVVAKHPEIAAQALLEKAKILDNSQKPELATQSRQQILQKYNTSEAAAEYRWIIARKQASGGDLLGAWEQARAIASQNPQSKYAPRAVFWSGKWANQLGKSTEAKTAFEEAIRQYPQSYYAWRSAVNLGWDVGDFQTVRQLSSQLVVSPVKSVLPSGSPALKELYQLGENRDTGTLWQAEFTNRANPTVKEQFTDGLVRLGTGKYLSGIDLVAKLENRKTTQEIAEFNQIKPQFAYWNALYPLPYWDTIEERSQQNQLNPLLTISVMRQESRFESDIKSVAGALGLMQLIPSTAAQEAKSLNLSNYNLQKPEDNILLGTTYLAKMHELHSNNSMLAVASYNAGPGNVAKWLQEKRDLDSDIFVEEIPFSETQWYVKNVFGNYWNYLRLYNPQVSQQVASLINQP